A part of Nitrospirota bacterium genomic DNA contains:
- a CDS encoding GDP-mannose 4,6-dehydratase — protein sequence MENILVTGAAGFIGSHLTERLLAHGYRILGLDNFDPFYDPATKRNNVEIFKNHPQFSMLEGDIRDISFLKEIFSRYPIDKIIHLAARAGVRPSIQDPSLYEEVNVRGTLNLLELSKEKQIRQFVFASSSSVYGGNKKIPFSEGDPVDSPVSPYAVTKKAGELLCYNYHHLFNIPMTCLRFFTVYGPRQRPEMAIHLFARAILEGKNLPLYGDGTTRRDFTYIEDIIDGIVLALEKTFDYEIFNLGESVSYPIMEVIQLLSKLIGKPAHIQHLPFQPGDMLVTYADISKARDRLKYEPRTPLEKGLEIFVKQLKINHK from the coding sequence ATGGAAAATATTCTCGTGACAGGTGCGGCTGGTTTTATCGGATCTCACCTTACTGAACGGCTCCTCGCCCATGGATATCGGATCCTGGGACTCGACAATTTCGATCCCTTTTATGATCCTGCAACTAAAAGAAACAACGTAGAAATTTTTAAGAATCATCCCCAATTTTCCATGCTGGAAGGAGATATCCGGGATATTTCGTTTTTAAAAGAGATTTTTTCACGTTACCCGATCGACAAGATCATTCATCTGGCCGCACGCGCCGGTGTCAGGCCATCGATCCAGGACCCATCACTCTATGAAGAGGTGAATGTCCGGGGGACTTTGAACCTTCTTGAATTATCAAAAGAAAAACAGATCCGACAATTTGTTTTTGCCTCATCCTCCTCCGTTTACGGTGGAAACAAGAAGATACCTTTTTCAGAAGGTGATCCCGTGGATTCACCGGTCTCCCCTTATGCCGTGACAAAAAAGGCGGGAGAGCTTCTTTGTTATAACTATCATCATCTTTTTAATATTCCAATGACCTGCTTGCGTTTTTTTACCGTTTATGGTCCAAGACAAAGGCCGGAAATGGCAATTCATTTATTTGCGCGCGCTATTCTTGAAGGAAAAAATCTCCCCCTTTACGGAGATGGAACTACCCGACGTGATTTTACCTATATCGAAGATATTATTGACGGGATTGTACTCGCTTTAGAAAAGACCTTTGACTATGAAATATTTAATTTGGGGGAATCGGTCTCTTACCCCATCATGGAAGTCATACAACTCCTCTCAAAACTGATTGGAAAACCAGCTCACATTCAGCATCTACCCTTCCAACCTGGCGATATGCTCGTTACCTACGCAGACATCTCGAAAGCACGCGATAGGTTAAAATATGAGCCAAGAACTCCCCTTGAAAAAGGACTGGAAATTTTTGTAAAACAGCTCAAAATAAATCATAAATAA
- a CDS encoding VOC family protein: MANPFVHVELQTQDLAKAKTFYKKLFDWKLEEFPGMDYTIIQVGEGTGGGIMKSPNDSSQWLAYVLVDDIQDSTKKAKLLGAKICKEITEIPGMGWLSIIMDPTGATLGLWQTKKEM, translated from the coding sequence ATGGCCAATCCGTTTGTACACGTCGAATTGCAAACGCAAGATTTAGCAAAAGCAAAGACCTTTTATAAGAAGCTCTTTGACTGGAAACTTGAAGAATTTCCCGGAATGGATTACACAATAATACAGGTAGGAGAAGGAACTGGTGGAGGCATCATGAAGAGTCCCAACGATTCGTCGCAGTGGCTCGCCTATGTTTTGGTTGACGACATCCAGGATTCCACGAAAAAGGCGAAATTGCTTGGAGCCAAGATTTGCAAAGAGATCACAGAGATTCCGGGCATGGGCTGGTTGAGTATCATCATGGATCCGACCGGAGCGACTTTAGGTCTTTGGCAAACAAAAAAAGAAATGTAA
- a CDS encoding polymer-forming cytoskeletal protein: MLTKEKERKDSSTTNSGEIIAFLGKGTSFKGVITYEGTVRIDGNVEGEIITKGALVIGESAEIKAEIEVGTLVCGGAINGNIVAFEKVQLIAPAIVTGTIKTPILIIEEGVRFNGSVDMGKSASHQSVAELRKGE, translated from the coding sequence ATGCTGACAAAAGAAAAAGAACGGAAAGATTCGTCGACGACAAATTCCGGAGAGATTATCGCTTTTCTCGGAAAGGGAACTTCGTTTAAAGGGGTTATTACTTACGAAGGGACTGTCCGGATTGATGGCAACGTCGAAGGAGAGATTATTACCAAAGGCGCTCTCGTTATTGGGGAATCGGCAGAAATCAAGGCGGAAATTGAAGTCGGAACGCTGGTCTGCGGTGGAGCGATCAACGGAAATATCGTTGCATTTGAAAAAGTTCAACTCATTGCCCCGGCGATTGTCACCGGGACGATTAAAACTCCGATTCTGATCATAGAAGAAGGGGTCCGCTTCAATGGTTCGGTCGACATGGGAAAGTCCGCATCTCATCAATCGGTTGCCGAACTTCGTAAAGGTGAGTAA
- a CDS encoding helix-turn-helix transcriptional regulator has product MDIKSAIRALSALAQETRLGIFRYLITTGPEGITPGKMAEQLAVPHTTLSFHLKELSRAGLVLSRPQSRFIHYSADYQTMNRLISFLTENCCAGAPCETASPEICYPEISEKPPLLEKENP; this is encoded by the coding sequence ATGGATATAAAGTCAGCAATAAGAGCCTTATCCGCCTTGGCACAGGAGACGCGACTTGGCATTTTCCGATATTTGATTACGACAGGTCCAGAAGGCATCACACCGGGTAAAATGGCCGAGCAACTGGCTGTTCCTCATACGACTCTCTCCTTTCATTTGAAAGAATTGAGCCGGGCCGGCCTCGTTCTATCCCGTCCGCAAAGTCGATTTATCCATTATTCCGCTGACTATCAAACCATGAACAGGCTGATTTCCTTCCTCACTGAAAATTGCTGCGCCGGGGCACCCTGCGAGACAGCATCCCCGGAAATTTGTTACCCGGAGATTTCTGAGAAACCGCCACTTTTAGAAAAGGAGAACCCATGA
- a CDS encoding ParB/RepB/Spo0J family partition protein has translation MDRQKLGKGLSVLIRQNTLENEERNRDFIELDLSRIVPNKYQPRIEFDSSELEELAASIQVNGVIQPVMVRSKGLNQYELVAGERRFRASQMAGLKKIPAYIRNISDREMLEFALIENIQRADLNPLEEARAYERLIKEFGLTQEGIAKQVGKERSSIANSLRLLELPKEIRDLISDGKLSVGHAKILMTIQMRDHQMELVHQILEKGISVRQADLLAKKIAQPRHTRNKRKEAVWVDLEDRLKRSLGTKVSIETGRKGGKIMIEYYGPEDLERLMEIMLGWNQQG, from the coding sequence ATTGATCGGCAAAAGTTGGGGAAAGGTCTGAGCGTTCTGATTAGACAGAATACCTTGGAAAATGAGGAAAGAAACCGAGATTTTATAGAGTTGGACCTTTCCAGGATCGTTCCGAACAAATACCAGCCAAGAATCGAGTTTGATTCGTCGGAGCTGGAAGAGCTTGCCGCGTCCATACAAGTCAATGGGGTGATACAACCTGTCATGGTCAGGAGTAAAGGACTCAATCAATATGAGCTCGTGGCTGGAGAAAGGCGGTTTCGCGCATCACAAATGGCTGGATTAAAAAAGATACCGGCCTATATTAGAAACATTTCAGATCGGGAGATGCTTGAGTTTGCACTGATTGAAAACATCCAGAGGGCAGATCTTAATCCGCTTGAAGAGGCGCGCGCCTATGAACGTCTCATCAAAGAATTTGGTTTGACTCAGGAGGGGATTGCAAAGCAGGTCGGAAAAGAGCGATCAAGCATCGCAAATAGCTTACGTCTTCTCGAACTTCCGAAAGAGATTAGAGATTTAATTTCTGACGGAAAGCTTTCGGTTGGACATGCTAAGATTTTGATGACGATACAGATGAGGGATCATCAAATGGAGCTCGTACATCAAATCCTGGAAAAAGGGATCTCTGTTAGACAGGCAGACCTTCTGGCAAAAAAAATTGCGCAACCAAGACACACTCGAAATAAAAGAAAAGAAGCCGTATGGGTTGATCTGGAAGACCGTCTGAAGAGATCATTAGGAACAAAGGTTTCTATTGAAACCGGCCGCAAGGGTGGAAAAATTATGATAGAATATTATGGTCCAGAAGATCTGGAACGATTGATGGAAATCATGCTCGGCTGGAACCAGCAGGGATAA
- a CDS encoding glyoxalase/bleomycin resistance/dioxygenase family protein, with protein MKRFHAHISVENLSESIRFYSGLFNQRPTIEKPDYAKWMIDDPRINFAISQRGAEPGLDHLGIQVESNEELHEINQQMKTAALPVSEQLATTCCYAKSDKYWTLDPQGIAWEAFHNLETAPVYGNDFQQVNTDSACCAPTNQTQLIQPVSKACC; from the coding sequence ATGAAACGATTCCATGCCCATATATCCGTTGAAAATCTTAGCGAGAGTATCCGTTTTTATTCAGGTCTCTTTAATCAAAGACCGACGATCGAAAAACCTGATTACGCCAAATGGATGATCGACGATCCTCGAATCAATTTTGCAATTTCCCAGCGAGGGGCCGAACCCGGCCTCGATCATCTCGGCATTCAAGTTGAAAGTAATGAAGAGCTTCATGAAATCAATCAACAGATGAAAACAGCCGCATTGCCTGTCTCAGAACAATTGGCGACAACTTGTTGCTATGCCAAATCGGACAAATACTGGACCCTTGATCCACAAGGGATCGCTTGGGAAGCCTTTCACAATTTAGAAACCGCTCCGGTTTACGGAAACGATTTCCAGCAGGTGAATACAGACTCCGCCTGCTGTGCGCCAACCAACCAGACTCAACTTATTCAACCTGTTTCGAAGGCCTGTTGCTAA
- a CDS encoding arsenate reductase ArsC: MSDRLIHILFLCTHNSARSILAEAILNRLSQERFKAFSAGSAPSGSVNPLAIKLLQKLGHDVRSLRSKSWNEFAGPAAPKMDIVVTVCHNAAGEVCPNWPGQPIKVHWGMADPSTVPGNIEAREKAFLNTYHDISRRLQAIISLPIEKLDRISLQNKLNKLKIE, from the coding sequence GTGTCGGATCGTCTGATACATATCCTTTTTCTTTGCACCCATAACTCGGCTCGAAGCATTCTGGCCGAAGCCATTCTCAATCGTCTCTCCCAAGAAAGATTCAAGGCCTTTAGCGCCGGGAGCGCTCCCTCGGGTAGCGTTAATCCCCTTGCTATTAAACTTTTGCAGAAATTGGGACATGACGTCCGAAGCTTAAGAAGCAAGAGCTGGAATGAATTCGCAGGTCCAGCAGCTCCTAAGATGGATATCGTGGTCACAGTCTGTCACAACGCCGCGGGTGAGGTTTGCCCCAACTGGCCCGGCCAACCGATTAAGGTCCATTGGGGAATGGCAGATCCCTCAACGGTTCCTGGAAATATTGAAGCAAGAGAAAAGGCATTTCTAAATACCTATCACGATATTTCCCGTCGACTCCAAGCAATAATTAGTTTACCCATCGAAAAACTGGATCGCATTTCTCTTCAAAATAAATTAAATAAATTGAAAATTGAATGA
- a CDS encoding class I SAM-dependent methyltransferase has translation MKLEWPLPKQDYWSTPFAESLLKHLVLTPAGLTLLDIACGPGIPAFYLAEQMGPTGQILAIDIRENQIARARAIQGRKLPWLQFLCLDMRTIPPAFPSFDRITGNLSVMFFRPNRFEVLRGLVDHLNPGGQIVLTFPSLGTFDSIWQRINQEMAKRGLLNEQEKLKSYVSERPSAKDGNNWLSSLGLEQIKVTESPLEIESGPGPEFLYHPLLRGGFLDDAYECFENPQLADDVMRVVSEDLSSLIPLIAQRCVLSGWKPNDRK, from the coding sequence TTGAAATTAGAGTGGCCTCTGCCGAAACAGGATTATTGGTCCACGCCCTTCGCCGAATCGTTGTTAAAACACCTCGTCCTGACGCCGGCGGGGTTGACCCTACTGGATATCGCCTGCGGCCCCGGCATTCCCGCATTCTACCTGGCTGAGCAAATGGGTCCGACGGGTCAGATTCTGGCGATTGACATTCGCGAGAATCAAATCGCCCGAGCTCGGGCGATCCAAGGGAGAAAACTCCCCTGGCTTCAATTCCTTTGTCTCGACATGCGGACAATCCCTCCCGCTTTTCCCTCCTTTGATCGAATTACGGGCAACCTCTCGGTCATGTTCTTTCGTCCAAACCGATTTGAAGTTCTTCGTGGTTTGGTAGACCACCTCAATCCGGGCGGGCAAATCGTTCTGACGTTTCCATCTCTCGGCACATTCGATTCAATTTGGCAAAGGATTAATCAGGAAATGGCAAAACGCGGGCTACTGAATGAACAGGAAAAGCTGAAATCGTATGTTTCAGAACGACCTTCTGCAAAAGACGGAAATAACTGGTTATCTTCTCTCGGTCTTGAACAAATCAAAGTGACCGAATCTCCTCTGGAGATTGAAAGCGGTCCGGGTCCGGAGTTTTTGTATCATCCTCTTCTTCGTGGAGGTTTTCTAGATGACGCCTATGAATGTTTTGAAAATCCACAACTTGCAGATGATGTAATGCGGGTCGTATCTGAAGATCTGTCCTCATTGATCCCACTCATTGCTCAGCGATGTGTCTTATCCGGCTGGAAACCGAATGATCGAAAATAA
- a CDS encoding DMT family transporter: protein MTGAGLVFLGAIGFSAKAILIKLAYYDSVDPITLLSLRMGFSLPFFLIIALWKIRQSNGTLLNQTDWIAIVALGSIGYYLASYFDFLGLQYISAGLERLILFIYPTFVVLLTAFFLKQPVLKKELLAILLSYTGIMLVVFHDLSFNQKDVILGSGLVFVSALSYAVYLVGSTRLIEKMGATRFTSFAMTISSVAVIFQFLMTRPFSTLRLPLKVYELSLAMALFSTVLPTFLISKGIHRIGASRTSIIGSTGPVITIGLAYLFLGESVSILQLAGTALVLLGTLLVSGISAQLLTK, encoded by the coding sequence ATGACTGGAGCCGGTCTCGTCTTTTTGGGAGCGATTGGCTTTTCCGCGAAGGCCATATTGATCAAGCTGGCCTATTATGATTCCGTCGATCCCATCACTCTTTTGAGTTTGAGAATGGGGTTTTCTCTCCCGTTTTTCCTCATCATCGCGCTCTGGAAGATCCGTCAAAGTAACGGGACGCTGCTCAATCAGACAGATTGGATCGCTATCGTGGCGTTGGGATCAATCGGGTATTATCTCGCCAGTTATTTTGATTTTCTGGGTCTGCAGTACATTTCGGCCGGACTGGAAAGATTAATTCTTTTTATCTATCCAACCTTTGTGGTCCTGCTCACCGCCTTTTTTCTGAAACAGCCCGTTTTAAAAAAGGAACTCCTTGCGATTCTTCTCAGCTACACGGGAATCATGCTGGTTGTTTTTCACGACCTCTCTTTTAATCAAAAAGATGTCATCCTCGGGTCGGGGCTTGTTTTTGTCAGTGCACTTTCCTACGCGGTTTACCTTGTTGGAAGTACCCGACTGATCGAGAAAATGGGGGCCACCCGGTTTACCTCTTTCGCGATGACGATCTCGAGCGTCGCCGTTATTTTTCAGTTTCTCATGACGCGTCCGTTCTCGACGTTAAGGCTCCCATTGAAAGTCTACGAACTCAGTCTCGCCATGGCTCTCTTTTCAACGGTTTTGCCGACTTTTCTGATTTCAAAGGGGATTCACCGGATAGGTGCCAGTCGAACTTCGATCATCGGCTCAACGGGACCTGTCATAACCATTGGGCTCGCCTATCTTTTTCTCGGCGAATCGGTATCGATCTTACAGTTAGCAGGTACGGCTCTGGTACTGTTGGGAACCCTATTGGTCAGCGGGATTTCAGCCCAGCTTCTTACGAAGTAA
- the rsmG gene encoding 16S rRNA (guanine(527)-N(7))-methyltransferase RsmG: protein MNELLIRGSNALGIPLSDHQLLQFMEYYAFLLFWNKSVNLTTITGEEEVAQKHFIDSLAYTKAFPLGYLNLKFLDIGSGAGFPGVPLKIAFPYLDISLMEPSFKRTSFLHLLNSKLNLNVRIIEKKAEVWLEEERETFDIMMMRAVGHIDSFVNKILGYLNRNGRMIISSGPRPFDFKNNGQRRIETFSYTLPFTTIQRSLLIIHRD, encoded by the coding sequence TTGAATGAGCTGTTAATAAGGGGTTCAAACGCATTAGGAATTCCGCTTTCTGACCATCAGCTCTTGCAGTTCATGGAATATTATGCGTTTCTCCTTTTTTGGAACAAATCGGTCAATTTGACCACCATTACGGGGGAAGAAGAGGTGGCTCAGAAGCACTTTATTGATTCCCTTGCATATACCAAAGCTTTTCCTTTGGGCTATTTAAACCTAAAATTTCTCGATATCGGGAGTGGAGCGGGATTCCCTGGTGTTCCTCTCAAAATAGCTTTTCCATATCTTGATATCAGTCTTATGGAACCTTCCTTTAAGAGGACCTCTTTTTTGCATCTGCTCAATAGTAAACTTAATCTCAATGTGAGAATTATTGAGAAAAAGGCGGAAGTGTGGCTTGAGGAAGAGAGGGAAACTTTTGATATAATGATGATGCGAGCGGTTGGGCATATCGATAGTTTTGTCAATAAGATATTAGGTTATTTGAACAGGAACGGAAGAATGATTATCTCGAGTGGTCCCAGACCCTTTGATTTTAAGAACAATGGTCAGCGAAGAATTGAGACTTTTTCGTATACCCTTCCTTTTACTACAATTCAGAGAAGTTTATTGATTATTCATAGGGATTAA
- a CDS encoding ParA family protein, translating into MSRIIAIANQKGGVGKTTTAINLSASLAVLEKKVLLIDSDPQGNATSGCGIDKGGDHLTLYNIYSQQNAMKEVRLETEIKNLHVIPSTGDLVAAEIELIQYPNREFVLKNAVDIIKGEYDYIIIDCPPSLGLLTVNSLVAAQAVLIPVQCEYYAMEGLTQLLKTIQLIQKSLNPDLELEGLLMTMFDSRNSLCNQVVEEVRKHFNEKVFDIAIPRNVALAEAPSHGKPVILYNILSKGAQTYLEAAKELIVNSVT; encoded by the coding sequence ATGAGTCGAATTATTGCAATCGCTAATCAAAAAGGGGGTGTGGGAAAAACGACAACCGCGATTAATCTTTCCGCCTCCCTGGCTGTTCTCGAGAAGAAAGTCTTATTAATTGATTCAGATCCTCAGGGAAACGCCACCAGTGGCTGCGGAATAGATAAAGGAGGTGATCATTTAACACTTTATAATATCTATTCGCAACAGAACGCCATGAAAGAAGTTCGGCTTGAGACGGAAATAAAAAACCTTCATGTGATTCCATCCACGGGGGATTTGGTTGCGGCTGAAATTGAATTGATCCAATACCCAAATCGCGAATTTGTTCTCAAAAATGCTGTTGACATCATAAAGGGAGAGTACGATTACATCATTATTGATTGTCCTCCCTCCCTCGGGTTATTAACAGTGAATTCCCTTGTAGCAGCTCAGGCTGTACTCATCCCGGTGCAGTGCGAATATTATGCGATGGAGGGTTTGACTCAACTCTTGAAAACCATCCAGCTTATTCAAAAGTCGCTCAATCCAGACTTGGAACTGGAAGGGCTTCTCATGACGATGTTTGACAGCAGAAATTCTCTTTGCAACCAGGTCGTCGAAGAGGTTAGAAAACATTTTAACGAGAAAGTTTTTGATATTGCGATTCCGCGCAATGTGGCACTTGCTGAGGCGCCCAGCCATGGGAAACCCGTTATCTTGTATAATATTTTATCCAAAGGAGCTCAAACTTATTTGGAAGCAGCAAAAGAATTAATCGTGAATTCCGTTACCTAA
- a CDS encoding aquaporin family protein, producing the protein MTMLARRLAAEGIGTALLLATIVGSGIMGERLSGVNTAIALLANSLATGAGLIALILTFGPISGAHFNPLVTLAGAIHRTLPWRHVPAFIAVQVSAAFLGVAAAHLMFGEALFSVSQHIRSGFAQAGSECLATFGLISVILGCSRRRTEIIAFAVGCYIMAAYWFTASTSFANPAVTLARSATNSFAGIRPEDTGALMAGQLLGATAAVLLFRWLDPLLSKSPQNGHDRRKMD; encoded by the coding sequence ATGACGATGCTTGCACGCCGCCTCGCCGCAGAAGGTATCGGAACAGCCCTTTTACTCGCCACAATCGTCGGCTCGGGTATCATGGGTGAACGGCTTTCAGGGGTTAATACTGCGATTGCCCTGCTCGCCAATTCACTGGCCACAGGCGCCGGGCTCATCGCGCTCATTCTGACATTTGGTCCCATTTCCGGCGCACATTTCAATCCTTTAGTCACCCTCGCAGGCGCAATTCACAGAACTCTCCCCTGGCGTCACGTTCCGGCCTTTATTGCGGTCCAGGTCTCAGCTGCCTTCTTGGGTGTCGCGGCGGCTCACCTGATGTTTGGAGAGGCTCTTTTTTCAGTTTCGCAACATATCCGGAGTGGATTTGCTCAAGCAGGGAGCGAATGTCTTGCCACATTCGGACTGATTTCTGTCATTTTAGGCTGTTCTCGCCGCCGGACAGAAATAATCGCCTTTGCAGTGGGGTGCTACATCATGGCCGCCTACTGGTTTACCGCGTCAACTTCTTTTGCAAATCCCGCAGTGACATTGGCTCGATCAGCAACCAACTCTTTTGCAGGTATACGTCCTGAAGATACCGGCGCATTGATGGCAGGCCAGCTTTTAGGTGCCACCGCCGCAGTCCTGTTGTTTCGCTGGCTCGATCCGCTCCTGAGCAAGTCACCGCAAAATGGTCACGATCGCCGAAAGATGGATTGA
- a CDS encoding UDP-glucose/GDP-mannose dehydrogenase family protein, with translation MKICMIGSGYVGLVTGACFAEFGVQTVCIDKDLSKIKKLENGEIPFYEPGLKELVAKNVAQNRLSFSTDLSRSIEKCEVIFIAAGTPQGHNREADLTAVKEVAKMIGRNLRGYKVVVTKSTVPVGTSEIVKAIITRNAKKPTFDMVSNPEFLREGSAIEDFMRPNRIVIGSDSQKALEIMKDLYRVLYLIETPFVLTDLRTAELIKYASNSFLATKISFINEMANLCEEIGADIQMVAKGMGLDQRIGRKFLHAGPGFGGSCFPKDTQALVKIAEKAGYSFQIVKAAIQINEKQRFRMVQKIQTALGSFKNKTVGVLGLSFKPNTDDLRESPSMAIIEQLQVKGVAVRAFDPVAMPGAKLMNKKLNCCEDPYQTAKEADALILMTEWNEFRSLDLVRIRELLRKPLLIDLRNVYEPQKVRDAGLTYVSVGRK, from the coding sequence ATGAAGATATGTATGATCGGTTCGGGCTATGTGGGGTTGGTTACGGGAGCCTGTTTCGCTGAGTTTGGAGTTCAGACTGTTTGCATTGATAAAGATCTTTCGAAGATCAAAAAACTTGAAAATGGAGAAATCCCTTTTTATGAGCCCGGATTAAAGGAGTTGGTTGCAAAAAATGTTGCGCAGAACAGGCTCTCCTTTTCGACCGATCTCAGCCGGTCAATTGAGAAATGCGAGGTGATCTTTATTGCTGCGGGAACACCTCAAGGTCATAACCGGGAAGCAGATCTGACAGCCGTGAAAGAGGTGGCCAAGATGATCGGTCGCAATTTGAGAGGATATAAGGTCGTTGTGACGAAAAGCACAGTACCGGTCGGAACGAGTGAAATTGTCAAGGCGATCATCACCCGGAACGCGAAGAAACCAACTTTTGACATGGTTTCCAATCCGGAATTCTTGAGAGAAGGCTCGGCAATTGAAGATTTTATGCGTCCCAACCGGATTGTGATCGGATCGGATAGTCAAAAGGCGCTTGAAATCATGAAAGATCTTTATCGAGTCCTCTATTTAATTGAAACGCCGTTCGTCTTGACGGACCTGAGAACCGCGGAACTGATCAAATATGCTTCGAACTCTTTTTTGGCGACCAAAATTTCGTTTATTAATGAAATGGCCAATTTGTGCGAGGAGATCGGGGCCGATATTCAAATGGTGGCCAAGGGGATGGGCCTGGATCAGCGAATCGGGAGAAAGTTCCTCCATGCCGGGCCAGGATTTGGAGGATCCTGTTTTCCAAAAGATACTCAAGCGCTTGTTAAAATAGCCGAAAAAGCTGGCTATTCCTTTCAAATCGTTAAGGCAGCGATTCAAATAAACGAAAAACAGCGTTTTCGGATGGTTCAAAAAATCCAGACGGCCCTGGGAAGTTTCAAAAACAAGACGGTAGGCGTGCTTGGGCTGTCCTTTAAGCCGAACACGGATGATCTGAGAGAATCTCCTTCAATGGCCATTATTGAGCAACTGCAGGTTAAAGGGGTCGCTGTCAGGGCATTTGATCCTGTAGCCATGCCGGGGGCCAAACTCATGAATAAGAAACTGAACTGTTGCGAAGATCCGTATCAAACAGCGAAAGAGGCCGATGCCTTGATACTTATGACGGAATGGAACGAATTCAGAAGTCTCGATCTGGTCCGAATCAGGGAATTACTCAGAAAGCCGCTATTAATTGACCTCCGGAACGTATACGAACCACAAAAAGTTCGCGACGCGGGATTGACCTATGTCTCTGTCGGTCGTAAATAA
- a CDS encoding VOC family protein: MKAHHLGHVVFYVRNLKRSLAFYQDLLGFKRIENGQLDFPAAALTSGRNHHEILLIEVGEDARGPSPGKRTGLYHIGIKIGDDLDALRAAKNELEAAKVSIKGMSDHTVSQSIYILDPDGNEVEVYVDANPSIWQNRPEAVLSPTKPLNL; the protein is encoded by the coding sequence ATGAAGGCACATCATTTAGGTCATGTCGTTTTTTACGTCAGGAATTTGAAACGGTCTCTTGCTTTTTACCAGGACCTTCTTGGATTTAAACGGATCGAAAATGGCCAGCTCGATTTTCCTGCAGCGGCACTCACTTCGGGCCGTAACCACCATGAAATCCTCTTAATCGAAGTCGGAGAAGATGCCAGGGGTCCCTCCCCGGGAAAGAGGACCGGACTCTACCATATCGGAATCAAAATTGGTGATGACCTGGATGCCCTGCGTGCAGCCAAAAATGAACTCGAGGCTGCAAAAGTTTCGATTAAAGGAATGTCGGACCACACGGTGTCCCAAAGCATTTATATTCTCGATCCAGACGGAAACGAAGTTGAAGTCTATGTTGACGCCAACCCCTCGATATGGCAGAACCGGCCGGAAGCGGTCCTCTCACCGACTAAACCCCTGAACCTGTAA